One Methanoculleus sp. 7T genomic window carries:
- a CDS encoding TldD/PmbA family protein, whose amino-acid sequence MAEPRYYDIRCVRGEITLIDIDNGVIESAGTSFFDKAVIRVLGPKGWGILTRDHINLDSKRELAALVEEAGRLASVTEDQVNLAEAPRGLLPVPSLGEDPRDVDLEEKTRLLAEIEGAARVPEVANTRARYTEGIDSVRFLDSSGNEFSYEAVRSGFSVLAIASRNGVMQMGSERDHVTTGFNLRDKQDLGRKAGEVAVSLLGAKLAKGGAMRAVLDPELAGVFTHEAVGHASEGDLVREGASVLGGKIGERIGCEGLVIVDDPTLHEFGFMPVDAEGVAVRRTEIIRDGVLASYLHNRETLSAVGNGVPGHARAEPGAPPIVRMSNTFIENGDATYDEILSECKDGILLIGSRGGQVDPGRGVFQFNAEYGYLIEGGETTDMVRDVSLSGEILSTLHNIVLLGNDRKMSPGYCGKGGQSVPVSDGAPHLLLENATVGGRGI is encoded by the coding sequence ATGGCTGAACCAAGATACTATGACATCAGGTGCGTACGGGGCGAGATCACCCTGATCGATATCGATAACGGCGTGATCGAGTCCGCAGGCACCTCTTTTTTCGATAAAGCCGTAATACGGGTGCTCGGGCCGAAAGGCTGGGGCATCCTCACCCGTGACCATATCAACCTCGACTCGAAGCGGGAGCTCGCCGCGCTCGTCGAGGAGGCGGGACGCTTGGCTTCCGTCACGGAGGACCAGGTCAACCTTGCCGAGGCCCCGCGCGGCCTTCTGCCGGTCCCGTCCCTCGGGGAGGACCCCCGAGACGTCGACCTTGAGGAGAAGACCAGGCTGCTTGCCGAGATCGAGGGCGCGGCACGGGTCCCCGAGGTGGCGAACACCCGGGCCCGTTACACCGAGGGGATCGACTCGGTCCGGTTCCTGGACTCGAGCGGGAACGAGTTCTCGTATGAGGCGGTCAGGTCTGGGTTCTCGGTACTTGCGATCGCCTCCCGGAACGGAGTGATGCAGATGGGGAGCGAGCGCGACCACGTCACCACCGGGTTCAACCTCCGGGACAAGCAGGACCTCGGGCGGAAAGCCGGCGAGGTGGCGGTCTCGCTGCTCGGTGCAAAACTCGCGAAGGGCGGGGCGATGCGGGCCGTGCTCGACCCGGAACTCGCGGGGGTCTTCACCCACGAGGCGGTCGGCCATGCGAGCGAGGGCGACCTCGTCCGCGAGGGCGCGTCGGTCCTCGGGGGGAAGATCGGGGAGCGGATCGGGTGCGAGGGGCTCGTGATCGTGGACGACCCGACGCTTCACGAGTTCGGGTTCATGCCCGTGGACGCGGAGGGGGTGGCGGTGCGGCGGACCGAGATCATCCGCGACGGCGTCCTTGCCTCTTACCTCCACAACCGGGAGACCCTCAGCGCAGTCGGGAACGGAGTCCCCGGGCACGCCCGTGCGGAGCCCGGGGCGCCGCCGATCGTCCGGATGAGCAACACCTTCATCGAGAACGGGGATGCGACGTACGATGAGATCCTCTCCGAGTGCAAGGACGGTATCCTGCTGATCGGGTCCCGGGGCGGGCAGGTCGACCCCGGGCGGGGCGTCTTCCAGTTCAACGCTGAGTACGGCTACCTGATCGAGGGCGGCGAGACGACCGATATGGTCAGGGACGTCTCGCTCTCGGGCGAGATCCTCTCGACGCTCCACAACATCGTCCTGCTCGGAAACGACCGGAAGATGAGTCCGGGATACTGCGGCAAAGGAGGGCAGAGCGTGCCGGTGAGCGACGGCGCGCCGCACCTTCTGCTTGAGAACGCAACGGTCGGAGGGCGAGGGATATGA
- the lonB gene encoding ATP-dependent protease LonB produces MDSTTPKEIPNIALTNDELAEIDVFAGLELSASSDIDVPPNLIDQVIGQEHAVEVIRKAAVQRRHVMMIGSPGTGKSMLAKAMAELLPKEELQDILVYPNAEDNNNPIIRTVPAGRGKQIVNAHKMEARKKIQMRSTLIMLLIIGIIGYAIITYQWLMGIIAAAFVFMALKYSTPREETMVPKLLISHDPNTTAPFVDATGSHAGALLGDVRHDPFQSGGLETPSHDRVEGGAIHRAHGGVLFIDEINTLTPHSQQNLLTALQEGTFPITGQSERSSGAMVRTEPVPCRFVMIAAGNLDAIQGMHPALRSRIRGYGYEVYMRETMEDTPENRRKFLRFIAQEVKNDGKIPHFDRSAMLEVLREARRRSNRKGHLTLKLRDMGGLIRVAGDLARQEGADFTTAKHVITAKKTARSIEDQISDEYIRRSRDYDITVVEGAQVGRVNGLAVMGNDSGSVLPVMAEVTPSQGANGTVIATGMLKEIAQESIKNVSALIKKFTGKDIRNMDIHIQFIGTYGGVEGDSASVTVATAVISAIENIPVRQDVAMTGSLSVRGDVLPIGGVTYKIEAAAKAGIKKVIIPRSNLDDVLIEDRYRAMVEVVPVDHIEEVLQNALMPENREGFLSKLRKMAVNPTTGIFDPNVGRSVI; encoded by the coding sequence ATGGATTCAACGACTCCAAAAGAAATTCCAAACATCGCGCTCACGAATGACGAGCTGGCGGAGATCGATGTCTTTGCCGGCCTTGAGCTGAGCGCATCGTCAGATATCGACGTACCTCCGAATCTCATCGATCAGGTCATCGGCCAAGAACATGCCGTCGAGGTGATCAGGAAGGCTGCGGTCCAGCGCAGGCATGTGATGATGATCGGCAGCCCCGGTACCGGTAAATCGATGTTGGCGAAGGCGATGGCCGAACTCCTCCCGAAGGAGGAGTTGCAGGACATCCTAGTCTACCCGAACGCCGAGGATAACAATAACCCCATCATTCGGACCGTGCCTGCCGGCCGCGGCAAGCAGATCGTGAACGCCCACAAGATGGAGGCGAGAAAGAAGATCCAGATGAGGAGCACCCTTATTATGCTCCTCATCATCGGTATCATCGGCTACGCGATCATCACCTACCAGTGGCTCATGGGCATCATCGCCGCCGCATTCGTCTTCATGGCGCTGAAGTACTCGACGCCCCGCGAGGAGACGATGGTCCCGAAGCTCCTGATCTCCCATGACCCCAACACCACCGCGCCCTTCGTCGATGCCACCGGCTCGCATGCGGGCGCCCTGCTCGGCGACGTCCGGCACGACCCCTTCCAGAGCGGCGGCCTCGAGACGCCTTCCCACGACCGTGTCGAGGGCGGGGCCATCCACCGGGCGCACGGAGGCGTGCTCTTCATCGATGAGATCAATACCCTCACCCCGCACTCTCAGCAGAACCTGCTGACTGCGCTTCAGGAGGGCACCTTCCCGATCACCGGTCAGAGCGAGCGCTCAAGCGGCGCTATGGTCAGGACCGAACCGGTTCCCTGCCGGTTTGTTATGATCGCGGCAGGCAACCTCGACGCCATCCAGGGGATGCACCCGGCGCTCCGGTCGCGTATCCGCGGCTACGGCTATGAGGTCTACATGCGGGAGACGATGGAGGACACCCCGGAGAACCGCCGAAAGTTCCTCCGGTTCATCGCCCAGGAAGTCAAGAACGATGGGAAGATACCCCACTTCGACAGGAGCGCCATGCTCGAGGTGCTCCGCGAGGCACGGCGCCGCTCGAACCGGAAAGGCCATCTGACTCTGAAACTCCGCGACATGGGCGGGCTCATCAGGGTAGCAGGCGACCTCGCCCGGCAGGAGGGTGCGGACTTCACCACGGCAAAGCACGTCATCACCGCGAAGAAGACCGCCCGCTCGATCGAGGACCAGATCTCGGACGAGTACATCAGGCGGAGCCGCGACTACGACATCACCGTCGTGGAGGGTGCCCAGGTCGGCCGCGTGAACGGGCTTGCCGTGATGGGGAACGACTCGGGCTCGGTCCTCCCGGTGATGGCCGAGGTGACGCCGAGCCAGGGGGCGAACGGGACGGTGATTGCGACCGGCATGCTAAAGGAGATCGCCCAAGAGTCGATCAAGAACGTCAGCGCCCTGATCAAGAAGTTCACGGGCAAGGATATCAGGAACATGGATATCCACATCCAGTTCATCGGCACCTACGGCGGCGTGGAAGGCGACTCGGCATCGGTGACCGTCGCGACTGCGGTGATCAGCGCCATCGAGAACATCCCGGTGCGCCAGGATGTCGCGATGACCGGTTCGCTCTCTGTTCGGGGGGACGTCCTCCCGATCGGCGGGGTCACCTACAAGATCGAGGCCGCCGCAAAGGCCGGGATCAAGAAGGTGATCATCCCGCGGTCGAACCTGGACGACGTCCTCATCGAGGACCGCTACCGCGCGATGGTCGAGGTGGTCCCGGTCGACCACATCGAGGAGGTTCTCCAGAACGCGCTCATGCCCGAGAACCGCGAAGGGTTCCTCTCGAAGCTCCGGAAGATGGCGGTCAACCCGACGACCGGCATCTTCGACCCAAACGTCGGGCGCTCTGTGATCTGA
- a CDS encoding ribose-phosphate diphosphokinase, with the protein MRIISTERSQVLAARIAEKLGVPLVETKFTRFPDGEMYLRCGDLDDETLIVSSIVDNDMLVQTLLAIDAADRSRNTLVVPYLGYSRQDKRFVQGEPISARAVARALSTGIERALVVDVHDPGVLDYFEVPAEDITIAPAIGGYIGDLHLKNPLILAPDEGAIEFAAGVAAVGGWDYDHLQKTRLSGEDVRIAPKTIDAAGREVVIVDDIISTGGTLATAACMLREQGAASIHAACVHGVLTSGAYTRLRAAGVSSVVSSDTYENASSFISAASAIATAITEHAHH; encoded by the coding sequence ATGAGAATAATCAGCACGGAACGATCCCAGGTCCTAGCAGCCCGCATTGCCGAAAAATTGGGGGTCCCTCTCGTGGAGACGAAATTCACCCGGTTTCCCGACGGGGAGATGTACCTGCGGTGCGGAGATCTCGACGACGAGACCCTGATCGTCAGCAGTATTGTGGATAACGATATGCTCGTACAGACCCTTCTTGCGATCGACGCCGCCGACCGGTCGAGGAACACGCTGGTGGTCCCGTACCTCGGCTACTCCCGTCAGGATAAGCGCTTTGTCCAAGGCGAGCCGATCAGCGCACGAGCGGTCGCGAGAGCCCTCTCGACGGGTATCGAGCGGGCTTTGGTGGTGGATGTCCACGATCCCGGCGTGCTGGACTACTTTGAGGTTCCGGCGGAGGATATCACCATCGCCCCGGCTATCGGGGGGTATATCGGCGACCTCCACCTGAAAAACCCCTTGATCCTTGCTCCGGACGAGGGCGCGATCGAGTTCGCGGCCGGCGTCGCGGCGGTCGGAGGATGGGACTACGACCACCTGCAGAAGACCCGGCTCTCGGGCGAAGATGTCAGGATCGCTCCGAAGACCATTGATGCCGCCGGGCGCGAGGTCGTGATCGTGGACGACATCATATCCACCGGCGGAACACTCGCAACCGCCGCCTGTATGCTCCGGGAGCAGGGAGCGGCGTCCATCCACGCAGCCTGCGTCCACGGGGTGCTCACGAGCGGCGCCTACACCCGCCTGCGGGCCGCAGGGGTCTCCTCGGTCGTCTCCAGCGACACCTACGAGAACGCCTCAAGCTTCATATCGGCCGCGAGCGCCATTGCCACCGCGATCACGGAACATGCTCATCATTGA
- the rtcA gene encoding RNA 3'-terminal phosphate cyclase, translated as MLIIDGSYLEGGGQVLRLAVAVSAMSGTPVTVTRIRQNRPNPGLAPQHIAAVRAVAGACDAECRGLAIRSGEIAFFPGRLRRADLRIDPGTAGSIPLILQAWLPVALRAGGSITVAGGTEVAWSPTIDYLDRVLAPVLRRAGASIDIEVLERGYYPQGGGRVRVRVEPSRPGPILIPEGEPECGIASCSAGLPRHVVERQAAAAGALIEKDLGLSCTAALDNREGGPSVGSSVTVWSGAKGAVALGKRGLPAEDVGRTAARALIEECRSPGTVDVHLADQLLIYLACYGGEYSTHTLSMHARTACRLLSEFEYPVECRESDLVEFSA; from the coding sequence ATGCTCATCATTGACGGATCCTACCTTGAGGGAGGGGGACAGGTCCTCCGCCTGGCGGTCGCCGTATCGGCGATGTCCGGAACTCCGGTCACCGTCACCCGGATCCGGCAGAACCGGCCGAACCCCGGGCTCGCCCCCCAGCATATCGCCGCGGTCCGGGCGGTCGCCGGGGCCTGCGACGCCGAGTGCCGGGGGCTTGCGATCCGGAGCGGTGAGATCGCCTTCTTCCCCGGCCGGCTCCGGCGGGCCGATCTCAGGATCGACCCCGGAACCGCCGGGAGCATACCTCTCATCCTCCAGGCATGGCTCCCGGTCGCCCTCCGCGCCGGCGGGAGCATCACGGTCGCGGGCGGGACCGAGGTGGCATGGAGCCCGACCATCGACTACCTGGACCGCGTCCTCGCACCGGTCCTCCGCCGCGCCGGGGCTTCCATCGATATCGAGGTGCTCGAACGGGGTTACTACCCGCAAGGGGGCGGGCGGGTGCGCGTCCGGGTGGAGCCGTCCCGCCCGGGGCCGATCCTGATCCCGGAAGGGGAGCCTGAGTGCGGGATCGCCTCCTGCTCGGCCGGCCTCCCGCGACACGTCGTGGAGCGCCAGGCGGCCGCCGCCGGAGCGCTCATCGAGAAAGACCTCGGCCTCTCCTGCACCGCCGCCCTCGACAACCGCGAGGGCGGGCCGAGCGTCGGGAGTTCCGTAACCGTATGGAGCGGGGCGAAGGGCGCCGTCGCTCTCGGGAAGCGGGGACTTCCCGCCGAAGATGTAGGCCGGACGGCCGCACGGGCCCTGATTGAGGAGTGCCGCAGCCCCGGCACGGTCGACGTCCACCTCGCCGACCAACTCCTCATCTACCTCGCCTGCTACGGCGGGGAGTACAGCACGCATACCCTCTCGATGCACGCGAGGACCGCCTGCCGGCTTCTCTCGGAGTTTGAGTACCCGGTCGAGTGCCGGGAGAGTGATCTCGTGGAGTTCTCGGCATGA
- a CDS encoding NOB1 family endonuclease has translation MTQVLDASAFFAEIPVESPAYTTPSVVGELGDLHAKCRFEALAATGLQVREPCGEDRARVEAAAVRTGDAGVLSATDLDILALALELSAVLVTDDFAVQNVAHRLGIKTQSIRQRPARAIRWRYRCSGCGRYWREPGDCPVCGAPIKRKLK, from the coding sequence ATGACGCAGGTCCTCGACGCCTCGGCCTTCTTCGCGGAGATACCGGTCGAGAGCCCTGCCTACACCACCCCGTCGGTGGTGGGGGAACTCGGCGACCTCCACGCGAAGTGCCGGTTCGAGGCGCTCGCAGCCACGGGACTCCAGGTCCGGGAGCCGTGCGGGGAAGACCGAGCACGGGTCGAAGCGGCCGCGGTGCGGACCGGCGACGCCGGGGTGCTCTCCGCAACCGACCTCGACATCCTCGCGCTGGCGCTGGAACTATCTGCCGTCCTCGTCACCGACGACTTTGCGGTCCAGAACGTCGCGCACCGTCTCGGCATCAAGACGCAAAGCATCAGGCAGCGGCCTGCCCGTGCGATCCGGTGGCGCTACAGGTGCAGCGGGTGCGGGCGCTACTGGCGGGAGCCGGGCGATTGTCCGGTCTGCGGTGCACCGATTAAAAGAAAGCTTAAATAG
- a CDS encoding orotate phosphoribosyltransferase-like protein: MSALEELITKAKALQAEGHTPGQISDELGLSMETVTWLLTQPKGMEAPKDVHIDWTAVGSHGTLLNDMAMMMLKRFLYLGEGGAMRPAGDLLDTVVGVAPSGVPLATLIAAEEGLKLAVYLPAKHSRSEAPTGSLSGTFAAITGQRCIIIDDVVTTGTTLSETIQFLRRHGATPVAVWSLFDKRGVREVDGVPVHSLFVISRLG, translated from the coding sequence ATGTCCGCGCTCGAAGAGTTGATCACGAAGGCAAAGGCGCTCCAGGCGGAAGGGCACACCCCAGGCCAGATATCCGACGAGCTCGGCCTTTCGATGGAGACGGTCACCTGGCTGCTTACCCAGCCAAAAGGCATGGAGGCCCCGAAAGACGTTCACATCGACTGGACGGCAGTGGGGAGCCACGGAACGCTGCTCAACGATATGGCGATGATGATGCTCAAGCGCTTCCTCTATCTGGGGGAGGGAGGGGCCATGCGCCCCGCGGGCGACTTGCTGGATACGGTCGTCGGCGTCGCGCCGTCGGGGGTCCCGCTCGCCACCCTCATCGCCGCAGAAGAGGGGCTGAAACTTGCGGTCTACCTCCCGGCGAAGCACAGTCGGAGCGAGGCTCCCACCGGGTCCCTCTCGGGCACCTTCGCTGCGATCACCGGGCAGCGCTGCATCATCATCGACGACGTCGTCACGACCGGGACGACGCTCTCGGAGACGATACAGTTCCTCAGGCGACACGGGGCCACGCCGGTGGCGGTCTGGTCGCTCTTCGACAAGCGGGGCGTTCGGGAGGTCGACGGCGTCCCGGTCCACTCGCTCTTTGTGATATCGAGGTTGGGGTGA
- the thsA gene encoding thermosome subunit alpha: protein MLAGQPIIILRDNVERTRGFEAQRSNIMAAKAIAAAVRTTLGPRGMDKMLVSSTGDVVITNDGATILHEMSVQHPGGKLVVEVAETQDGEVGDGTTTATVLVGSLMEEAEALLAQEIHPTIIAHGYQLGMEKALAILDDLAVTVGFDDRENLIKIADTAMTGKSIEAIKDKISGIVVDAVGQVATETNPGTYVVDEDDVKIKKQVGDSMHDAELVRGVVIDKKRVFEQMPTEVTDAKVALIAQPLEVTKTQVKSKIKITTSDQMKAFSEQERESLRKLAEQIVAAGANVVLCQKGIADAVQYYLAKNGIYAIEDVKEDDMKFAAKALCGTIVNKPEELTAETLGHAERAEELPDTDLTVISGCDNPKAVTILLRGTSQLLVDELERAVYDAARVVQDAIEDGKFVVGGGSVETELLMQIRDYAATVGGRVQLAIEAFANAFEVIPRTLAENSGFDPIDKVVALKKAHADGKKYAGLNVYTGEVVDMRDAGVIEPERVKTQAIKSATETAMLLVRVDDMMVTQSGKGPAGAA, encoded by the coding sequence ATGCTTGCTGGACAGCCCATCATTATTTTACGGGACAATGTTGAGCGCACTCGCGGATTCGAGGCGCAGCGCTCGAATATCATGGCCGCAAAGGCGATCGCGGCAGCCGTTCGGACAACGCTCGGTCCTCGGGGAATGGACAAGATGCTCGTCAGCTCCACCGGCGACGTGGTGATCACGAACGACGGGGCGACGATCCTGCACGAGATGTCGGTGCAGCACCCCGGCGGCAAGCTGGTCGTCGAGGTTGCCGAGACCCAGGACGGCGAGGTCGGCGACGGCACCACAACCGCGACCGTGCTCGTCGGGTCGCTGATGGAAGAGGCGGAGGCGCTGCTCGCCCAGGAGATCCACCCCACCATCATCGCGCACGGCTACCAGCTCGGCATGGAGAAGGCCCTCGCGATCCTCGACGACCTGGCCGTCACGGTTGGGTTCGACGACCGGGAGAACCTCATAAAGATCGCAGATACCGCCATGACCGGCAAGTCCATCGAGGCGATCAAGGACAAGATCTCCGGTATCGTTGTGGACGCGGTTGGGCAGGTCGCCACCGAGACGAACCCCGGCACCTACGTCGTGGACGAGGACGACGTCAAGATCAAGAAGCAGGTCGGCGACTCGATGCACGACGCAGAGCTCGTCAGGGGTGTCGTCATCGACAAGAAGCGCGTCTTCGAGCAGATGCCCACCGAGGTCACGGATGCTAAAGTAGCCCTGATCGCGCAGCCGCTCGAGGTCACGAAGACTCAGGTGAAGTCGAAGATCAAGATCACCACCTCCGACCAGATGAAGGCGTTCTCCGAGCAGGAGCGCGAGTCTCTCCGGAAGCTTGCCGAACAGATCGTCGCCGCCGGGGCGAACGTCGTCCTCTGCCAGAAGGGGATCGCCGACGCGGTGCAGTACTACCTGGCCAAGAACGGGATCTACGCCATCGAGGACGTGAAAGAGGACGACATGAAGTTCGCTGCCAAGGCGCTCTGCGGCACCATCGTCAACAAGCCCGAAGAACTCACCGCGGAGACGCTCGGTCACGCCGAGCGGGCCGAGGAACTCCCCGACACCGACCTGACGGTCATCTCAGGCTGCGACAACCCGAAGGCAGTCACGATCCTCCTGCGGGGCACCTCCCAGCTGTTGGTGGACGAACTCGAGCGGGCGGTCTACGACGCGGCCCGGGTCGTCCAGGACGCTATCGAGGACGGCAAGTTCGTCGTCGGCGGCGGCTCGGTGGAGACCGAACTCCTGATGCAGATCCGCGACTACGCCGCAACCGTCGGCGGGCGCGTCCAACTCGCTATCGAGGCGTTCGCAAACGCATTCGAGGTAATCCCGAGGACGCTCGCGGAGAACTCGGGGTTCGATCCCATCGACAAGGTCGTCGCCCTGAAGAAGGCCCACGCCGACGGCAAGAAGTACGCCGGGCTCAACGTCTACACCGGCGAAGTCGTGGACATGCGGGACGCAGGGGTCATCGAACCGGAGCGCGTGAAGACCCAGGCGATCAAGAGCGCGACCGAGACGGCCATGCTCCTCGTCCGCGTCGACGACATGATGGTCACCCAGTCCGGAAAAGGCCCGGCGGGCGCCGCGTAA
- a CDS encoding thiamine S protein, which translates to MLCRFTLIPDGTVLIYQGRSGDTYEDALLSFEINPDTALIFSDGRSLPQDKKIEEEEVSIFLTASRG; encoded by the coding sequence ATGCTCTGCAGATTCACCCTCATCCCGGACGGCACCGTGCTGATCTACCAAGGCCGGTCGGGCGATACCTATGAGGACGCCCTCCTCTCCTTTGAGATCAATCCCGATACGGCGCTGATATTCTCCGACGGCAGGAGCCTGCCGCAGGATAAAAAAATTGAGGAAGAGGAGGTCAGCATCTTCCTGACCGCCTCGCGCGGGTAA
- a CDS encoding DUF262 domain-containing protein, with product MTSAVSTFDTIEPNLGEILSKIKSGKIQLPDFQRGWVWDDNRIRALIASVSRSYPIGAITAMEVSNSIRFLPRLFEGVSLQSSVNPDVLVLDGQQRLTSLYLSLLSERAVPTTTEKNQEIERFYYFDMEKCLDPSTDRFDAVVSVPVTRQVTSDFGRKIDLDVSTREQEYDAGMIPLNLIFDTSGYAEWQQGFMQHFSYDPEKIQFFNRFNMEIWLRFQQYKIPVIRLSKDTPKEAVCQVFENVNTGGVSLTVFELMTATYAADGFQLRKDWNERKKHLYDNNVLQGVDESAFLTAVTLLASYKNNLSDKKAVSCKRKDILNLPLESYRENAGLIVAGMQSAAKLLAREKIFDRRNLPYQTQLIPLSTICAYLGNRVENDVVKEKLAQWYWCGVFGELYGGANESRYALDIQGVVRWLDGGEIPATVRDANFSPMRLLTLQSRLSAAYKGLMALLMKEGSKDFISGDSIELTTYFDNAIDIHHIFPAAYCNKQKFERGKWNSVINKAPLSSRTNRVLGGHKPSTYIQTIQDQHNVDPARLDRIFETHAIDPDRIRSDDFSGFILQRARALLDMIEEATGKTIPGRDSEEAALAFGAPLLST from the coding sequence ATGACATCAGCAGTCAGTACTTTTGATACCATAGAACCGAACCTTGGAGAGATTCTCTCCAAGATAAAGAGCGGAAAGATCCAACTCCCGGACTTTCAGCGAGGATGGGTCTGGGACGATAACAGGATCAGAGCACTGATTGCCAGTGTTTCACGTTCGTACCCCATCGGCGCGATCACGGCGATGGAGGTCAGCAACAGTATTCGGTTTTTGCCCCGCCTCTTTGAAGGCGTATCCCTGCAGTCAAGCGTCAATCCGGATGTGCTCGTGCTTGATGGGCAGCAACGCCTGACATCACTTTATTTATCGCTCTTAAGCGAAAGGGCGGTACCTACCACCACAGAGAAGAACCAGGAGATCGAGCGGTTCTATTACTTTGATATGGAGAAATGTCTTGACCCATCCACCGACCGGTTTGATGCTGTGGTCTCTGTGCCCGTCACCCGCCAAGTTACCAGCGATTTCGGGAGAAAAATCGATCTGGACGTAAGCACCCGCGAGCAGGAGTACGACGCCGGAATGATCCCTCTCAACCTCATCTTCGACACCTCCGGATACGCAGAATGGCAGCAGGGGTTTATGCAACACTTCTCATACGACCCAGAAAAGATCCAGTTCTTCAACAGGTTCAACATGGAGATCTGGCTGCGTTTCCAGCAGTATAAGATACCGGTCATAAGACTCAGTAAGGATACACCAAAAGAAGCCGTCTGCCAGGTCTTCGAGAATGTCAACACCGGCGGGGTATCACTGACCGTGTTTGAACTGATGACCGCGACCTATGCAGCTGATGGTTTCCAGCTCCGCAAGGATTGGAATGAGCGCAAAAAGCACCTCTATGACAACAACGTGTTACAGGGTGTTGATGAGAGCGCCTTCCTGACCGCGGTCACTCTCCTTGCCAGTTATAAGAACAATCTCAGCGACAAAAAAGCCGTCAGCTGCAAGCGTAAAGATATACTCAATCTTCCGCTTGAGAGTTACCGGGAAAACGCCGGTCTTATTGTCGCGGGCATGCAATCCGCCGCAAAACTGCTCGCACGGGAAAAAATCTTCGATCGCCGCAACCTGCCCTACCAGACCCAGCTGATCCCCTTATCGACAATCTGTGCGTATCTCGGGAACCGGGTTGAGAATGATGTGGTGAAAGAAAAACTTGCACAGTGGTACTGGTGCGGGGTCTTCGGGGAACTTTACGGTGGTGCGAACGAAAGCAGGTATGCTCTGGATATCCAGGGGGTCGTACGATGGCTGGATGGGGGAGAGATCCCGGCAACCGTCCGTGACGCAAATTTTAGCCCGATGCGCCTCCTTACGCTACAAAGCCGCCTGAGCGCCGCGTACAAGGGTCTTATGGCCCTCCTGATGAAAGAGGGAAGCAAGGACTTCATCAGCGGTGATTCGATAGAACTGACAACATACTTCGACAACGCAATCGATATCCACCATATCTTCCCGGCAGCCTACTGCAATAAGCAGAAGTTTGAGCGTGGCAAATGGAATAGTGTCATCAACAAGGCCCCCCTCTCCAGCAGGACAAACCGTGTTCTCGGTGGGCACAAACCGAGTACCTATATTCAGACCATACAGGACCAGCATAACGTCGATCCTGCCCGGTTGGATCGGATATTCGAAACACACGCTATTGATCCAGACCGCATCAGGTCGGATGATTTCTCAGGCTTCATTCTGCAGAGAGCACGGGCTCTCCTTGACATGATCGAAGAAGCAACCGGGAAAACGATACCCGGCAGGGATTCCGAAGAAGCTGCACTGGCGTTCGGAGCCCCGCTCCTATCCACATGA
- the thiM gene encoding hydroxyethylthiazole kinase, with protein MPVNTTKDSSINLMDGAIPAGLLASVRERRPLVHHITNSVTINDCANITICVGAAPVMAEAPEEVAEMVAAAGALVLNIGTLSAVQVDAMLIAGRRANELGIPVVLDPVGAGATGFRTETARRLLDSLDVAVLKGNAGEIGVLAGTGGSVRGVDSGGIAGDPVETARECARSTGTVVAMTGEVDVVADGRRVFLVGNGNPMMDRLSGTGCMAASVTGAFAAVADDYAVASAAALAAFGRAGERAAAGARGPYSFRTALFDELSRLTPSDLAEHARVEAPYGV; from the coding sequence ATGCCGGTCAATACGACGAAAGACTCATCGATAAACCTCATGGACGGCGCGATCCCGGCCGGCCTCCTCGCTTCCGTGCGGGAGCGGCGGCCGCTCGTGCACCATATTACAAACAGCGTCACGATCAACGACTGCGCAAACATCACCATCTGCGTCGGGGCCGCCCCGGTGATGGCCGAGGCCCCCGAGGAGGTCGCCGAGATGGTCGCCGCCGCGGGCGCCCTCGTCCTGAACATCGGGACGCTCTCGGCGGTTCAGGTCGACGCCATGCTGATCGCCGGCCGCCGGGCAAACGAACTTGGGATCCCGGTCGTCCTCGACCCGGTCGGTGCGGGGGCGACGGGGTTCCGGACCGAGACCGCACGAAGGCTTCTCGACTCCCTCGACGTCGCCGTCCTGAAAGGGAACGCCGGGGAGATCGGCGTTCTCGCCGGGACCGGCGGGAGCGTTCGGGGGGTGGACTCCGGTGGGATTGCGGGCGACCCCGTCGAGACGGCGCGGGAGTGCGCCCGCTCGACCGGGACCGTGGTGGCGATGACCGGGGAGGTCGACGTCGTCGCCGACGGACGACGGGTCTTTCTGGTCGGGAACGGCAACCCGATGATGGACCGCCTCTCCGGGACCGGGTGCATGGCCGCATCGGTCACCGGAGCCTTCGCCGCGGTTGCCGACGACTATGCTGTCGCATCGGCCGCGGCGCTCGCGGCCTTCGGGAGGGCAGGGGAACGGGCCGCGGCAGGGGCACGCGGACCCTACTCGTTCCGGACGGCGCTCTTCGACGAACTCTCCAGGCTCACCCCAAGCGACCTTGCGGAGCATGCACGGGTAGAGGCGCCGTATGGCGTATGA